The Plasmodium vivax chromosome 7, whole genome shotgun sequence DNA window ATAAACTGAGGCAAAAAAtaccattttaataaaatcgCCTCGAACATGGCAGGGGTGCAAAGATGGGCTACGTCTCTGTGAGCCACATTTGGGGTTCCACCGTTCATTTTGGACAGCCCCCCAGATGTTCCTGGCCAATTTtggtacctttttttttttttaattttaaaggAAAGATACTACAAAAAAGTTTTCCCATAAatggatgcaaaaaaaaaaaaacttaagtGGAGAATGGATGGGCAcccttcggggggggaagcttAAACATTCTGCTTCTCAACGAACCGTTAATCGTCACATGACACTTCGGCAGAGGTGACGTTAATCCTCAGAAGGAATTCTACACGTAGCATATTTGGTTTAATAGCCTCCAGTGTGGCGGCTGCCCTGGGGTTGTATCCCTTTCCTCCACCCCACCCCCTGAGGGTTCTCCCCCTTGGGTAAATTGGGACGATCTATCGTACTCACATGGAATGCGAACAGGCGGTGGAACTCCCCTTTGCGCAAAAAGGCCCCGCACCGTgtctgtttttcttccctatCGGGGCTCCCACAAACTGCTGCAGCGCCTCGACTTGGCCCTTTCTTCTACACCCCAgttggcgaaaaaaaaggggagcggcCTCTCCTCAGTTACGCCCTTTTTCAACCGCGGCTTTCACCTTCATTCACTTCTCAAAGTGTTACATTTTGCTTCACACCTGAGTAGCTGTCCCTTCTGCAGGTACGCCAGTCTCTACGGTGTGCTACCCCCTGGGAATATCTTCTACgcagtacaaaaaaaaaaaaaaaaaaaaaaggaaacttaAATGGAGAATGGATAGGGACCCTTCTGAGGGGGAAAACCAATCAGGTGATACGTATCCTTGTTCTGAGCTTCGACCGGACAGTCGTCCAACTGGTTATATCCTTCCAGGTGCGTATAACAATCATTTGAGATACCTCGTTGACCGATGATATGGCTGCTTTCCCTGGGAAGTAACTCCCGCTCGATAAGCTCCTTCATCTGAGCCAACGGCTCATATCCATTCCGCCTGCATGCACTTAACCCAGTTGGTACCctctttctcctccccaAGGGGTGTTCTTCACCAGAGCCCAAGGAAGGAGGGGACCTCTCCAAAAGGGCGTCTACAAAGGGCCACCTCCCACTGTTACATCGGCAGGACCAAAAGTCGGGCGCGAGAAAGGCGCCCCTTTCGTCATTCCTCCGAGAGGAGGCAAATCTGATTTGAGGAGACTCCTGCTTGTACATTCGCTCGTCCGTTCGTCCGTTCGCTCACTCGTTCACCGTGTGCTTCAGTAGGGCCCGGCGATCTGCAAaccgggggaggggaagcgggAGGTACGCAGAGTGGGAGTAACGCGGGGAAAGCAGTTAAACTATAAACTAGACGCGCTTGCCGCGAAACGCGCCACGCTTCTCTCTTACAGTGGGAGGGCCAGCGAAAGGTCGGGTTGGGGAGGAACTCGTCGCCCAGGAAGGTGTACGAAATGAAGTGGGCCGCGACGCCCTTGAGGGGGGGCTGCTCGAAGGCGCCCACCTGCATGTTCAGCTCGGAGAGAGTCACGTTCGTCACGAAGCAGGAGTTCCACCTCTGCACCAGGTTGACGCAAAAGGCGTAGTAGCTTTCCAGGGGGTGAATAATTAAACATCCCAAAATGTGAAGGTGCTGAAAGAACAGCAAGTCATCCCCCGAGAGGATAAAGTCAGCGCCTTCATTACTGCTATGCACCTGCAGGTGGTAGTAACCCCTGTTGGCGGTCTTCCCAGATGGAGCATCCCCCTCGTGCCTTACGTACTCTTGTGGAATGACCACCTTCACATCATACCGCTTAAACCTGTAGTAGTTAAGCACCACTTTTATGCGAAAGGgatcaaaatattttttataattgtcTTGGTACCTCGTGCCGATGTTCTTCCCATCAAGGATTACCATCTTCGTCTGCAGCGATGAGCTTTCGCATTTTGCTCCCTCCTCTGTTAGCGCTGACCCGTTGTGCATATAGGGGGGCTGCACGTGGTTACTTCGAGACGGGCTGCTACCCCTCTTGCAGGATGCAAAGGTTGTTCTCTCCATATGGACTGCACCCCCCGGGGGGTTCACCATCGGTGCCTGCGTTTGGCCTTCCCCCTTGTGGGGGTCGTTCGCTTGGAAGGGCATCCCCCCCCACTTGGTCATTTCGTCTTCGGTGGGGTTTGCCGCGAATGGGGAGTTTGCCTCCGATGGGGAGTTTGCCGCGAATGGGGAGTTTGCCTCCGATGGGGAGTTTGCCGCGATTGGGAAGTTTGCCTCCGCTGGGCAGTTTGCCGCGAACGGGGAGCTCGCCTCGGATATGTCCTCCAAGCTGGCCCCCAAACTGGGAACCGAGTTGGCCTCGTCACTCCCCTTGGTCATCTCACTTGACGAATTCAACTCCCCACCCAGGACGTGCTTGCAACTGCCGTCGTTCTGTGCAACTCCGTGCGAAATGGACCCCAAAGCGTCGACCCTAACCTGATGGAAGCTCTCCAAAACGGCGTAGTTAAAATAATCGCTCTGGTTcatctccccatttgggtgcACTTTGTAACTGCCGCTGCCGTCGCTCTTGTCCTGCGCTCCGTTTGGGTGGTCGCTCATCACGTTGCTCGTTTTGTTATCGTCGTCGCTGCGGCTCATGGTGCAGctcatttcgtttttgcaGAGTTCTGCTCCGATGGGCGAGGTGTGCTCTTGGCACCCCTTCCCCCGAGATGCACAGTCTTCCGTAAGTGGCACGTCTTCCGCATGCGGTACGTCTGCTGTAAGCGGTATGTCTGCCGTAAGCAGCACGTCTGTTATGCCCTCCGCACTGGGGCAACCCCCCTGGGGTACCTCCCCCCCAGCGTGCTCGGCCGAATACCCTTTGCAAACGCTACCGACGTGCACACTTCGATGGTCGTTCCCTTTTGACCCACCCTGGGTGAGAGACCTAAACCGCATGATTCGAACGCGGTCCGCCACCTCCTCCAGGTGCTCATCATTTGGGATGTCATCCACTGCCGCAATGTAGTGATCCCTTTGGGAGCATTCCCCCGGGTGGGCCATTCTGCGTGTGTTCGGTACGACCCCTTCAGAGCTGCCCCCACGGGAGCTGTTCCTTCCCTGGCTAGCATCCGCGTAAGGGGCCCTCTCACCTGTGTACCACTTCTCAACAATGGCATCCTCCCGCTCCGACGCCTGGGCGTTATTCCCACTGACGGCGGACAAATCGTACAGCTCGTGGTAGCAGTGCAGCCCCTTGCTGGCGTCGCCCCTCGGGTCTACCACCTCCCCGTTGATGCACACGCCGCTCGCCTTCACAAACAATGGGTTCTTCAGAAGGACTACATCTTCCTCATTGGAGTCTTCGAAATTGGTGAGGTGGCTAATCCTCCGGTGGGTGCCCTGCTCGCAGGGCAGTTGACTACACTGTTTGTCTCCTCGATTGGGGCCGCCTTCTTGGCAGGCCACGTTGGGCGGGCCGCTCCACTGTGAGGAAGATGCCCGGCACCCCCTCTCAACAGAAGgggctcctcctcccccctccaaGCTGCTAAACTGTAAGCCACTCAAAAAGGGATAGATGCAAAAATCTTCCCCCAGTTTGTAGCGTAGCAGTGAGTTATCATTCAGGGGCACCTCCTCCCTCACCTTTATGCCGATGAGTAAATCTTTGATGCTTTGTATTATGTCTTTGTTTTGAGCTAATTGGGGGTCATCACAGGGGTCCTCCACTGCTTGGCTGTAACTGCCCCGCTTCGCTGAATGCGGTTCAcctgtgcttctcccccaggGAGGTCTCCTCGCGGCGGACGGGTGCAGAGTGGCCCTCTCACAGCGGGCGGGCCTCCTCCCGTAGACGCTCTTCCCCCGGTAGTCCTCATGGTACTGCTTCACGAGGTGGTCCCTCTCCCGGTTGTCCTCCTCAGTGCAAGTACCCACGTGCACC harbors:
- a CDS encoding hypothetical protein, conserved (encoded by transcript PVX_099750A), translated to MTSPRRKKKKKEEILFEYIRHSNSKAIQLLNCIWLYCFYKNIKTLGKDVRELQNGKGNGPLLVKYLLTLRININDAYDYFQALLSTALKIYEEKKDEYILHLSKVEGRRNDYFGQAPLSDVHSGDAHLRDLSFGEDSHVNNAIDIFYARHSARGGEQSGDQSDGQSDGQSGDQSDGQRGDRGTSPRGEGETLHGRLEIARICVSNLFKILGDLHRYKCYFFEENKKKNEKKACLNYYKALGYYRYSGHLFNQLTLLYTGGNPIKCLFFYFLSLIAVKPAPNRDAVVMFMESVLSGGRGLASRLARLRGGSPGRNRIGGRDGSGGSGGSGRQGRCDSATSTPCRGETSCKLGRGIFYIKTKERHFLPSMKGSEDGAKEATHHQRGSHHDRMNPRVAKKHTEVKKEGSTNSGERTSKENPAEKDLNEAIFNFYMSYFKIVKLLFSKINMNKFEKKKNKFIYYTNRYIKLQYYSRREDTLMLKNIIFIIFTLLSLVIHIVANQHEKGLKKQGLAEQGLAEQGLAEQGLAEQGLAEQGLTKQGLAKQGHTKQGHTKQGHTNQGGFFFYGGVNVSKYVYKHEQIYFSFLLIHELLLSCEEFYTNFFPSYLSVFIYTLYWFRNEPSVWEVHVGTCTEEDNRERDHLVKQYHEDYRGKSVYGRRPARCERATLHPSAARRPPWGRSTGEPHSAKRGSYSQAVEDPCDDPQLAQNKDIIQSIKDLLIGIKVREEVPLNDNSLLRYKLGEDFCIYPFLSGLQFSSLEGGGGAPSVERGCRASSSQWSGPPNVACQEGGPNRGDKQCSQLPCEQGTHRRISHLTNFEDSNEEDVVLLKNPLFVKASGVCINGEVVDPRGDASKGLHCYHELYDLSAVSGNNAQASEREDAIVEKWYTGERAPYADASQGRNSSRGGSSEGVVPNTRRMAHPGECSQRDHYIAAVDDIPNDEHLEEVADRVRIMRFRSLTQGGSKGNDHRSVHVGSVCKGYSAEHAGGEVPQGGCPSAEGITDVLLTADIPLTADVPHAEDVPLTEDCASRGKGCQEHTSPIGAELCKNEMSCTMSRSDDDNKTSNVMSDHPNGAQDKSDGSGSYKVHPNGEMNQSDYFNYAVLESFHQVRVDALGSISHGVAQNDGSCKHVLGGELNSSSEMTKGSDEANSVPSLGASLEDISEASSPFAANCPAEANFPIAANSPSEANSPFAANSPSEANSPFAANPTEDEMTKWGGMPFQANDPHKGEGQTQAPMVNPPGGAVHMERTTFASCKRGSSPSRSNHVQPPYMHNGSALTEEGAKCESSSLQTKMVILDGKNIGTRYQDNYKKYFDPFRIKVVLNYYRFKRYDVKVVIPQEYVRHEGDAPSGKTANRGYYHLQVHSSNEGADFILSGDDLLFFQHLHILGCLIIHPLESYYAFCVNLVQRWNSCFVTNVTLSELNMQVGAFEQPPLKGVAAHFISYTFLGDEFLPNPTFRWPSHYRRALLKHTVNE